In one window of Drosophila mauritiana strain mau12 chromosome X, ASM438214v1, whole genome shotgun sequence DNA:
- the LOC117147361 gene encoding phospholipase A1 2: MSSSIPVVLVVVLIGISESIKADSLMMTSSLTPEISKSDKLKQIVPQNAESSEDTDAFETDISNEHDPGDALKDSSSPDAHVLRNKTTENKAKNTMTGLNDSENLNLARPASSYQEALLNRLQDQLNQFVVGLPLDLGFSTLNYICSTIVDLGVVRSKLIPDMSRMSFLLRSSDDCQNTSIPLTQAERLWNTTGFYQDRPTVLFITGWTTSINNSNSGPVAKAYLCRNDTNVLILDAANFIDTLYTWSALNTEVIGDYLAKALLRLNTSYVTKQFHLVGHSLGAQIAGSAGRNYRRLSGGQILKRITGLDPANPCFYDGNELEGLRSGDARFVDIIHTNPGMFGTSKRAGDADFFVQGRIPFKPGCESLDPISCSHQRAVDYWTETVYPSNGNDFLAKRCKRYSELLLGNYCKNTNTVMGFAAKATGLGLFYVGANREEPYGQNANLESYTNSATKCGACA, from the exons ATGTCTTCTTCGATTccagtggtgctggtggtggtgcttATTGGGATTTCTGAGTCCATTAAGGCTGATTCTCTGATGATGACCTCTTCTTTAACTCCAGAGATTTCGAAGTCtgataaattaaaacaaatcgtgCCGCAAAATGCGGAAAGTTCAGAGGATACAGATGCCTTCGAAACTGACATCTCTAATGAACATGATCCAGGTGATGCCTTAAAGGACTCCAGTTCGCCGGATGCGCATGTTTTAAGGAATAAGACAACTGAAAATAAAGCCAAGAACACAATGACGGGACTTAATGATTCTGAAAATCTTAACTTGGCACGGCCAGCGAGTTCATATCAGGAAGCGCTGCTCAATCGCCTGCAGGATCAGTTGAATCAGTTCGTTGTTGGCCTGCCCCTGGACTTGGGCTTCTCCACCTTGAACTATATATGCAGCACCATTGTGGATCTCGGAGTGGTGAGGTCCAAGCTAATACCGGATATGTCGCGTATGAGTTTTCTGCTTCGATCGAGTGATGATTGTCAGAACACCAGTATTCCACTGACGCAGGCGGAGCGGTTATGGAACACTACCGGATTTTACCAGGATCGACCCACTGTCTTGTTCATCACCGGCTGGACAACGAGCATTAATAATTCCAATAGTGGCCCCGTGGCAAAGGCTTATCTTTGTCGCAATGATACCAATGTTTTG ATTCTAGATGCTGCGAACTTCATAGACACCCTGTATACATGGTCTGCCCTAAACACAGAGGTCATTGGAGATTATCTGGCCAAGGCGCTCCTCCGGCTGAATACAAGCTATGTGACCAAACAGTTCCATTTGGTGGGTCACAGTTTGGGCGCCCAGATAGCCGGCTCAGCGGGCAGAAACTATCGACGATTGTCTGGGGGACAAATCCTGAAGAGAATCACCGGTTTGGATCCGGCTAACCCATGTTTTTACGATGGCAATGAGCTGGAGGGTCTGCGGAGTGGCGATGCCCGATTTGTGGACATTATCCACACGAATCCCGGCATGTTTGGCACATCGAAACGTGCCGGCGATGCTGACTTCTTTGTCCAGGGACGGATTCCCTTCAAGCCGGGATGCGAGAGCCTTGACCCCATTAGCTGTTCGCATCAGAGAGCCGTGGATTACTGGACGGAAACGGTGTATCCGTCGAATGGGAATGACTTCCTGGCCAAGCGATGTAAGCGCTATTCGGAACTCCTCCTTGGAAACTATTGCAAGAACACGAATACCGTGATGGGCTTTGCCGCCAAGGCCACGGGTCTGGGCCTGTTCTACGTGGGCGCCAATCGAGAGGAGCCCTATGGCCAAAATGCCAATCTGGAGAGCTACACCAACTCTGCAACAAAATGTGGAGCTTGTGCATGA
- the LOC117148354 gene encoding vitellogenin-1 — translation MGRVPAKMLTLLALLLQLLVPSIPAIEWTLPDVINSIGNVGTSIVDPSLLPTPQGLLDGSKQLIAGYPFEFVSNSLNIICSQALASNKIKSKYSPDINKMNFQLQTACEKKNFPLTNPESMWKSPLFDVKKKVVILATGWTTTVNGSDTIEVFSKAYNCRGDVNFVAVDAARFVDTLYTWSAFNTEEIGENIALGLVKLLDLVPVENIHLIGHSLGAHIVGSAGRHLQHLTNQTIPRITGLDPAKPCFNEGEALSGLMRGDAHFVDVIHSNPGVLGKRDPVGDVDFYPGGMSPLAAGCFSVTCAHARSWEYFAETVFPGNERNFMATRCNSISRLRDFRCPGDEVPMGYAVPQNIKGNYFLEVSASAPFGMHASVVRSAHLEHCGLCPESTSTTEVPSTTTTGKPGWFSG, via the exons ATGGGACGAGTTCCGGCAAAGATGCTAACGCTCCTCGCGCTTCTCCTCCAGCTTCTGGTGCCCTCCATCCCCGCTATCGAGTGGACGCTTCCGGATGTGATCAATTCCATCGGAAATGTGGGCACCAGCATCGTGGATCCCAGTCTTCTGCCCACACCCCAAGGACTCCTCGATGGCAGCAAGCAGCTCATCGCGGGATATCCATTCGAGTTCGTTTCCAACTCCCTGAACATCATTT gCTCCCAGGCGCTGGCTTCAAACAAAATCAAGTCGAAATACTCGCCGGATATCAATAAAATGAACTTCCAGCTGCAAACGGCGTGTGAAAAGAAAAACTTCCCACTAACAAATCCGGAGTCCATGTGGAAGAGTCCGCTTTTCGATGTCAAGAAGAAGGTCGTCATCCTGGCCACCGGATGGACCACCACCGTGAATGGATCCGATACCATCGAAGTCTTCTCAAAGGCCTATAATTGCCGTGGCGATGTCAACTTTGTG GCGGTGGATGCTGCTCGTTTCGTGGATACCCTGTACACCTGGTCGGCCTTCAATACGGAGGAGATTGGCGAGAACATCGCCCTCGGACTGGTGAAGCTTCTCGATCTGGTGCCGGTGGAGAATATCCACCTGATTGGCCATAGCCTGGGCGCCCACATTGTGGGTTCGGCGGGACGGCACCTGCAACACCTGACCAACCAGACGATACCCAGGATAACTGGATTGGATCCGGCCAAGCCGTGCTTCAACGAGGGTGAAGCCCTCTCTGGTCTGATGCGCGGAGATGCTCACTTTGTCGATGTGATCCATAGCAATCCCGGGGTGCTGGGCAAGCGGGATCCGGTGGGCGATGTGGACTTCTATCCGGGCGGAATGAGCCCCCTTGCGGCAGGCTGTTTCTCGGTAACCTGTGCTCATGCCCGATCCTGGGAATATTTTGCGGAAACCGTTTTCCCCGGAAATGAGCGCAACTTCATGGCCACTCGCTGCAATTCGATATCCAGACTGCGCGACTTCCGCTGTCCGGGCGACGAGGTGCCCATGGGATATGCGGTGCCGCAAAACATTAAGGGCAACTATTTCCTGGAGGTCAGCGCCTCCGCACCGTTTGGCATGCATGCCTCCGTTGTGCGATCGGCCCACTTGGAGCATTGCGGCCTGTGTCCCGAGTCCACGAGCACCACTGAGGTGCCGAGTACCACAACCACGGGGAAGCCGGGTTGGTTCTCAGGATAA
- the LOC117148071 gene encoding uncharacterized protein LOC117148071, protein MFTYRLKLMILLGQLLLGIQSYPLGDDVSSNAVVHSAGLLGHYAGGLTGGEALSKLDFSSSSHEFGASGEADHLGSLGDHLGEESFPADYGSSDAGEEYAEASELHSHYEDHKAVPGIDHGKGAFSYSTLYEFKDRDEHELHHIQHQALEQQVEHQAEHDHHLAEHHQLEHLY, encoded by the coding sequence ATGTTCACCTATCGCCTGAAACTGATGATCCTGCTGGGTCAGCTGCTGCTAGGCATCCAAAGTTATCCTTTGGGCGATGATGTGTCCTCCAATGCAGTGGTCCATTCGGCAGGACTCTTGGGCCACTACGCCGGCGGTCTGACTGGCGGCGAAGCCTTGTCCAAGCTGGACTTTAGCTCATCTTCGCACGAGTTCGGAGCCTCCGGGGAGGCGGATCACTTGGGCTCACTGGGCGATCACCTGGGCGAGGAGAGCTTCCCGGCAGATTACGGCAGCAGCGATGCCGGCGAGGAGTACGCCGAGGCCAGCGAGTTGCACTCTCACTACGAGGACCACAAGGCTGTGCCCGGCATCGATCATGGCAAGGGCGCCTTCAGCTACAGCACCCTGTACGAGTTCAAGGATCGGGATGAGCACGAACTGCACCACATTCAGCACCAGGCACTCGAACAGCAGGTGGAACACCAGGCGGAGCACGACCACCACCTGGCGGAGCACCACCAGCTGGAGCATCTCTACTAA
- the LOC117148703 gene encoding uncharacterized protein LOC117148703, which translates to MRFEVQSSKIVTDGRSSKTKNIRSPANIKAAIPSKNWPNKMQVLHVQLFILAAVVAALVRGHAVEKEQPASHAYGPPIHISSGVLQLAPDTEQPHLLLVPSSYSASLGNPWPHFYVDTLTASHLPHSVIPSVPSIPSIHEPRIVVNDNVDFSQLKLPQHQVVHSHGR; encoded by the exons ATGCGATTTGAGGTGCAGTCATCCAAAATCGTCACCGATGGGCGTTCATCCAAGACCAAGAACATCCGTTCGCCGGCGAATATAAAAGCAGCTATCCCCTCGAAGAATTGGCCAAACAAAATGCAGGTGCTCCATGTGCAATTGTTTATTTTGGcagcagttgttgctgctttagTACGTGGTCATGCGGTGGAGAAGGAGCAGCCGGCGAGCCACG CCTATGGACCACCCATACACATTAGCTCGGGTGTACTCCAGCTAGCTCCGGATACGGAACAGCCCCATCTGCTGCTGGTGCCCAGCTCGTACTCTGCGTCACTGGGAAATCCCTGGCCGCATTTCTATGTGGACACCTTGACGGCTTCGCACCTGCCACATTCAGTGATTCCATCGGTTCCATCGATACCTTCGATCCACGAGCCCCGCATCGTGGTCAATGATAATGTGGACTTTTCGCAACTCAAATTGCCCCAGCATCAAGTTGTCCACTCCCACGGCCGTTAA
- the LOC117148189 gene encoding glycine-rich protein DOT1, with protein MRHAVILVFVCCLLIAVASAGLLTGGGGGGGQSGYGGGGGGQSGYGGGGGGGGGQGGWQKNGGGGHGGGGQGSYGGGSQGGHGGGGQGGWQKNGGGGHGGGGQGGYGGGNQGGHGGQGGYGGGGHGGGGHASKSLAGNRGSSVSWQGGNGGNKHGGGGGGGGGLYGGGGGGGGKQHGGGW; from the exons ATGCGTCACGCTGTGATCCTTGTTTTCGTGTGTTGCTTGCTGATCGCCGTGGCCTCAGCCGGTTTGCTGACcggtggaggtggtggtggtggtcagAGCGGCtacggcggtggtggtggtggtcagAGCGGCtacggcggcggtggtggaggaggtggtggtCAAGGCGGCTGGCAAAAGAACGGAGGAGGCGGCCATGGAGGGGGCGGCCAGGGAAGCTACGGCGGCGGTAGCCAAG GTGGACATGGAGGCGGTGGCCAAGGAGGTTGGCAGAAGAACGGAGGAGGTGGTCATGGAGGTGGTGGACAAGGAGGCTATGGAGGCGGCAACCAAG GTGGCCACGGAGGACAAGGCGGCTACGGCGGTGGCGGTCATGGAGGCGGTGGCCATGCAAGCAAGTCCTTGGCCGGCAATCGCGGTAGTTCCGTGTCCTGGCAGGGCGGAAATGGAGGCAACAAGCACggtggcggcggaggaggcggtggtggcctgtacggtggtggtggcggtggaggTGGCAAACAACATGGCGGTGGCTGGTAA
- the LOC117147411 gene encoding endo-1,4-beta-xylanase C has protein sequence MKVFIVLCALVACVSAGVVRSSGWGSNPWGGSSSGWNSGWGAQQPQVIKVIKIGGGGGSGWGGNSGWGGNSGWGGNSGWGSNSGWGGNSGWGGNSGWSSGNSGWNSNGWSSSSSNSGWW, from the coding sequence ATGAAGGTATTCATTGTACTCTGCGCACTGGTGGCCTGTGTTTCGGCCGGAGTGGTCCGATCCTCGGGCTGGGGATCGAATCCTTGGGGCGGCAGCAGCTCCGGATGGAATAGTGGCTGGGGCGCCCAGCAGCCACAAGTCATCAAGGTCATAAAGATCGGAGGAGGCGGCGGCTCCGGATGGGGCGGAAACTCCGGATGGGGCGGTAACTCCGGATGGGGCGGTAACTCCGGATGGGGTAGCAACTCCGGATGGGGCGGCAACTCCGGATGGGGTGGAAACTCTGGTTGGAGCAGCGGCAACTCCGGATGGAACAGCAATGGATGGTCCagttccagctccaatagtgGATGGTGGTAA
- the LOC117148744 gene encoding glycine, alanine and asparagine-rich protein yields the protein MKLYVCVSLALLALLAPVPSDALLGAKLALLKAIGGGLGGGSSGGGGYSTGSGGYGGGYGSGGYSGGYNQGYYNQPSRPVYNSGYGSSSSSAASSSSSYGGSYGGGYGGGYGGGEQVIKVIKVVEQPSYSYGRSSGYGGNYGGYSSSASSSASASANSYSAPAVTYSAPAPAVTYSAPAPAVTYSAPAPAVTYSAPAPAPAPAVTYSAPAPVVRVQAAPAVTYSAPAPAPAVTYSAPAPAPVVRVQAAPAVTYSAPAPAPVVRYSAPAPAPISYAPAPVSYAPAPVSYAPQPQSQQVVKTIKLIVDEDRAPAQVYGPPAVESSYSSASSSAAASAGGYNGGYNGGYNGGYNGGYNGGSNSGFSGGFNGGWKRGGIFEKLVGC from the coding sequence ATGAAGCTGTACGTTTGCGTTTCGCTGGCCCTTTTGGCCCTATTGGCCCCAGTTCCCTCCGATGCCCTGTTGGGCGCCAAGTTGGCCCTGCTCAAGGCCATTGGCGGCGGTCTGGGTGGCGGCAGCTCCGGCGGCGGTGGCTACTCCACCGGCAGTGGTGGCTATGGAGGCGGCTATGGCAGCGGTGGATACTCCGGCGGCTACAATCAGGGATACTACAACCAGCCCAGCCGCCCGGTGTACAACTCCGGATACGGCAGCTCCTCGTCCTCtgccgccagcagcagcagcagctatgGAGGCAGCTACGGTGGTGGTTATGGCGGCGGCTACGGTGGTGGCGAGCAGGTCATCAAGGTCATCAAGGTGGTGGAGCAGCCCTCTTACTCTTACGGACGCTCCTCCGGCTATGGTGGCAACTATGGAGGATACTCGTCCAGTGCCTCGTCCAGCGCCAGCGCCAGTGCCAACTCCTACTCCGCTCCCGCTGTGACCTATTCCGCTCCAGCTCCCGCTGTGACCTATTCCGCTCCTGCACCCGCTGTTACCTACTCTGCCCCAGCTCCCGCTGTGACCTACtccgctcctgctcctgctcctgccccAGCTGTGACCTACTCTGCTCCAGCTCCGGTGGTGCGCGTTCAGGCTGCTCCAGCTGTGACCTACtccgctcctgctcctgccccAGCTGTGACCTACTCCGCTCCTGCCCCCGCTCCTGTGGTGCGAGTACAGGCTGCTCCCGCTGTTACCTACTccgctcctgctccagctccagtgGTGCGTTACTCAGCCCCAGCTCCAGCTCCCATCAGCTACGCCCCTGCTCCTGTATCCTACGCCCCCGCTCCCGTGTCCTACGCCCCGCAGCCACAGAGCCAACAGGTGGTGAAGACCATCAAGCTGATCGTCGATGAGGATCGTGCACCCGCCCAGGTTTACGGACCACCTGCCGTGGAGTCCAGCTACTCCAGCGCTTCCTCCTCCGCTGCCGCTTCCGCTGGTGGATACAACGGTGGCTACAATGGTGGATACAACGGCGGCTACAATGGTGGCTACAATGGCGGTTCCAATAGCGGATTCTCAGGTGGATTCAATGGCGGCTGGAAGCGTGGCGGCATCTTCGAGAAGCTGGTGGGCTGCTAG